AAGAGCGCGCCGAAGCTTCAACGGGTGTGGCCCGAGTTCCGGCCGGACCTCGACAAGCTATGCCGAGCCTGCCTGAACAGCTTGACGGGGATCGCGTGGAGGGACGGCTCGCAGGGGGTGCGCCTCGAGGC
This genomic stretch from Thermoplasmata archaeon harbors:
- a CDS encoding RusA family crossover junction endodeoxyribonuclease: MPKSAPKLQRVWPEFRPDLDKLCRACLNSLTGIAWRDGSQGVRLEAEKDYGAPGVVIWVEPVVGGRALLGISLTPRPYRMRHA